From the genome of Desulfovibrio sp. JY:
TGATTTGCGCCATGAAGCCACCAGTCGTTTTTTTGAGCATACCGACCTGGATGTGATGGAAATCAAGGCCATTACCGGGCATAAGTCCTTGCAAATGCTGGCGCGATATACGCATTTGCGAACAGCAAGCCTCGCGGCGCGCCTGGACGGGGCGAAGCGGGGAGAACTCAGGCCTGTACAGGACCAACGCGAACCCGACAGACATACCGGTATGATGCAATACTGACCTTGGAGGATGCAGCAGCCATGGCCACACTGGGGTTCGGCAACATCAGGAAGCTCCTTTTGGAGATGGCTCAGCACCATTGCGTGGAGGAGGTGCTGCATCTCGCCGTGGAAACGTTGGCGGATATGGCAAATGTCGCCCTGGTCCGGGTCTGGCTCATCGAAGCAGGCGACCGCTGTGTTGCCTGCGCGCACAACGCGCAATGCCGCGACAAAGGCCATTGTCTGCATCTCAAGGCCAGTTCTGGCAGATCTATCCTCTCCGGCGGTAAGGCCTGGGGGGAGATCAAAGGCTCTGCTTTCAGCCGCTTTCCCATCGGCATCCGCAAGGTCGGGCAAATCGCCCAAACGGGAAGACCGCTCGAAATCTCGGAGATCAATGCCAACGAGCAATGGCTGGCCGATCCGGCCTGGGCCCGTCGGGAAACGATCAAGGGGTTTGCCGGACAGCCGCTCATCTGCCGTGACGAAGTGCTCGGGGTGTTATCTGTCTTCACGCGGGTGGTTCTGGAGCAGGACACCCTCGACATGCTGCGCATGGTGGCCGACCATCTGGCCTACGCCATCGCCAACGCCAGGGCGTTCGAACTGGTCGACCAGCTCAAGCAGCAAGTCGAACTGGAAAATGCCTACCTGCGGGAAGAAATCAACGAAGTTCAGGCGTTCAAAGGCATTATCGGACAGACCGAGGGCATCGAGCACATCCGCAAGCTCATCCGCATGGTCGGTCCCACCGACGCCAACGTGCTCATTTACGGCGAGTCCGGCACAGGCAAGGAAATGATCGCCCGCGAGATACACAATTGCAGCGGGCGCCACGACAAGCCGATGATCAAGATCAACTGTTCCGCCATTCCCCGGGAACTGTTCGAAAGCGAATTCTTCGGCCACGCCCGCGGTGCCTTCACCGGGGCCGTCAAAAATCGCATGGGATACTTCCAGGCGGCCGATGGCGGCACCTTGTTCCTCGACGAGGTGGGCGAAATTCCGGTCTATCTGCAAAGCAAGCTGTTGCGCGTGCTCCAGGAGGGCGAGTACCAGCGGGTCGGCGAGGATGCCGTCCGTAAAGTCAATGTCCGGATCATTGCGGCAACCAACCGCGATTTGCAGGCGGAAATCCAAACCGGGCAGTTCCGCGAGGACCTCTATTATCGGTTGCAGGTGTTTCCCGTGACGGTGCCGAGCCTGCGCGAACGCAAAAAAGACATTCCGCTGCTTGCCGCGCACTTCATCGACCTGTGCAGCCAAAAGATGAACCGGCCGTGCCCGCGACTCTCCGAAGGGCAACGCCAGCGCCTCGTTGCGTATGACTGGCCGGGGAACATCCGCGAACTTCAAAACATCGTGGAACGCATCGTCATCACGGCCCAGCCGGATCAGGTTCTGCTCGAACTCGACCGCTCTCCTGCGGCCGTCTGCGAAGAACTGGCGGACCCACCGGCCATGATCCTGCCCAAACGCGTGCTCACGGAACAGGAACTGCGCGATCTGGAAAAAAGCAACATGCAGGAAGCCCTGCGCCAAATGAACTGGCGCATCTACGGACCGCGCGGCGCCGCGAAACTGCTCGGCATCAACCCGACGACCCTCATTTCCCGCTTGAAGAAACTCGGCATCTACGTCTCCCGGGTGCAACCGCAAGAGTAGCCGTTTGCGCGCGCCGGCATGGGGCGACCGAATTCTCCCGGGTATTTTGGGGGCAGCAACAAAACGGCTTATACGGAACAAATATTGCAGAGAGCATTCCACTATGTTGTACAAAAAAATGGAATGCCTTGTCATACTTTTTGTTATGGCAATAGTCTTTGTTGCCGAATACTTCCACATACACGATGTTATTTTTCCTGAAATAGCCGCCTTGGCATTCGGGGCATGGGTCCTGGAAACGCGTCCCTGGCCCGGTCCGGTGTGGACAATATGGTTCTCGCCAACGCTTGGTGCGATTACTGGCGTTGCGATCTTGTATTTTGTACCCTATACATTCACAATAATGGCGTTTATCGCCTTGATCTTCGTCTTAATCGAGCTCAAAATTGCACGATCCTCCATCTCACCTTCCATTTCGGCGGCCATTTTGCCAATGCTTATCAATGCCAAAGGGTTGGTGTATCCTGTCGCTGTTTGTTTGACTACCGGAACTGTCGCATTGATCGCCGCGCATAGAGAAAAACAGCATATCCAGGTCGAAAGGCCATCTTGTGACAACAACGGCGAAACTGTTGCAAACAGTGACAGACTGACAAAGAAGTGCTTCCATTATAGCAAGATATTCCTGGCAGTCTTGGCCATTACCTTGCTTGCCGACAAAACGAACGTTCTTTATATCGTCTCACCACCATTGATCGTGGTCTTTTTCGAGCTGGCGCATCCCCAAAGCGTTTTCCCCAAAGACGCCTCTAAAAAACTCTTCTTCATGCTGACCTGTTGTGCTTTGGAGGGCATGTTTTGGGTAGCGTTGGTTGTCGAGTTTTGTTCGGGGCCACGTTGGATTGCGGCGGGGCTCTCCATGGCAACGGCACTCTCCTTGTCGCGCCTCTTTCGTTTGGCGCCGCCACCAGCCTTTGCCTTGGCACTGTTGCCTCTTATTCTTCCGTCTCAAAAGCTCTACAGCTACCCGGCAAGCGTGGTTGTCGGCGCATTTCTTTTTATCGTGTTCGCAAGGTTTTTGTTCGACAAGAAAAGCATTCCGTTGCTCCCATGAGCAACATCCCAGGTGGTCTTTTGAGGCCGAGAAGGAGGGGATTGCAAAAAGGATTATAACGCTAAAAAATACAAATGAAAAATGCTGTCTTTATCGGCCGCCTCATCTGTGCCGCAACGTTGAAAGGAGAGAGAACGTTTCTGACCGATTACACCACGCCCAAAAGCCAGACGCCCAACGGTGCGAAGGCCGCCGTAAGCATGCCGGCCAGAATCATGGCCAGTCCGGCCATGGCCCCCTGCTGCTCGCCCTCCAGCAGGGCCGTGGCCGTTCCCTGGGCGTGGGATGTTGTCCCCAGGGCCAATCCCCGGGCCACGGGGTGCGTGATGCCCACGCGGGTCAGCAGCCAGCCGCCGAGCAGGGACCCCAAGGTTCCCGTGGCAACGACAAAGGCCGCGCTCAGTGCCGGAATCCCCTTATAAATGCGCGCGATCTCCACGGCGAAGGGGATGGAAACGCCCTTGGGCAAAATGGAGACGACCACCGCCTGCGGCAGCCCGCCGACCTTGGCCGCATATCCGGCCGAAAGCATGGCCAGAAGCGATCCGGCCGCGACACTGGTCAGGATGGCCGGGCCATAGACGTACAAGAGCCGGCGATGCCGGTACAGCGGTACGGCCAAGGCGACCGTCGCCGGCCCCAAGAGCATCGTCATGGCGTCCTTGGCCGGCACATAGGCCGCGTACGGGATGTCGCAGGCGACAAGCAGGCCGATGATCACGCCGGCGCTCAGGGCCACGACGTTGAGCAGCGGATGGTTGAAACGGAGGGAAAGGCGCCGGATACCCAGATACACGAGCACGGTACCGGCACTGTACCCGAGCAGGGAGAGGAGGTCCTGCATCAACGTTTCCTGTGCAGCAAAAGTGTCACGAAGCCGACCGACAGCAGCGGCAAAAGCGAACTGATCAGGATGGCTGCGAAAAGCACCATTCCGTAATGGCTGAAGACTTCTCCCCATTCCATGAGGCCGACGGCAATAGGGATGAAAAAAAACACCAGGTGGCGCAAGAGAAAATCCGCTGTCCGCTCCACCTGCTCAAGCCTGATCACCCCGAGACACAGCAGGCTGAAAAGGACAAGCACGCCGAGGACGTTGCCCGGCAGCGGCCAGTGGGCCCAGCCCACGAACCGGTTGCAGCCCCAGGATATCCCCCACAGGATCGCCAATTGTCCAAGGCAGCGCAGGATATTCGCTCCGTAGCGCCTGGGCCCCGATCCCGGCTGTTTTTCGCTTTCCAAAACATCCCCTTTTCGCGTTTGCCCCAATGACCGTGCAAACGCCTTGTCCGATACGCAACCACGCACCGGTTGACAATGGCTGCGGGCACAGGGCATTGGCGTTGCAATAGCCGAGCCAGGCGCCTTGGTCGTTGCACCGGCGGCCTCGGCGCGGCCGACAGACGGGGGCCTGTGCTGCCCATGCCCCCGTCCCCAGAAGCGGTCCCTGCGGGCAAGCGCTGGAGTGACAATGAAAGTTCGTTTATAATGGTTTTATTCTATTATAAACAATGAATTTTCGTTGTTTTCTTTTTTCCAACGCCCGTTCCTCCCTTCTTTTTGTGTGTATGCACTTGTGGTGTTGTCGTCGTAATATCATAAATTCATTTACTTTTTAGGACATGCTTTGGCCTAAGGCACAGACTGCGGCACTATCCTTGCTTTGCCGCCGGGGAACATCTGGCTGGGCTCTGCCCGTTCGGCTGCCGTTCCCAAGTCTTGCCCGCATCCGGATTGCGGCGGCAACCCTGGCTGCGCGCAACGAACCCCACAGGCCTGTCCCAGTCGCGATATGCGCAACCACTCGCCAATGCGAAAGGAGAACGCCCATGGCAAAACACCAGACTCCGCTGCTCGATCAGCTCGAAAGCGGGCCCTGGCCCAGCTTTGTGTCCGACATCAAGCAGGAAGCGGCCCGACGCGCCGCCAACCCTGACGGCATCGAATTCCAGATTCCCGCGCAATGCGCCGACGACCTGCTCGGCGTCCTGGAACTTTCCTTCAAGGATAAGGAGACCCACTGGAAACATGGCGGCATTGTCGGCGTCTTCGGCTACGGCGGCGGCGTCATCGGTCGCTACTGCGACCAGCCCGAACAATTCCCGGGCGTGGCCCACTTCCACACCGTCCGTGTGAACCAGCCCTCCGGCAAGTACTACACCACGGAATACTTGCGCGGCGTCATGGATATCTGGGACATGCGCGGTTCGGGCCTGACCAACATGCACGGCTCCACTGGTGACATCGTACTGCTCGGCACCACGACGCCGCAGCTCGAAGAAGTCTATCACGACCTGTCGCACAAGATGCGCACCGACCTCGGCGGTTCCGGCGGCAACCTGCGTACCCCGGCCGACTGCCTGGGCCAGTCCCGCTGCGAATTCGCCTGCTACGACACCCAGGACGTGTGCCACACCCTGACCAACGACTACCAGGACGAGTTGCACCGCCCGGCCTTTCCTTACAAGTTCAAGTTCAAGTTCGACGGCTGCCCCAACGGCTGCGTCTGCTCCATCGCCCGTTCCGACTTCTCGGTCATCGGCACCTGGAAAGACGACATCCGCATCGATCAGGACCGCGTGCGCGCCTATGTGGCCGGCGAGTTCAAGCCCGGCGGCGGCTCCCACAGCAGCCGCGACTGGGGCGCCTTCGACGTGGTCAAGGAAGTCGTGGACCGTTGTCCCACCAAGTGCATGCGCTACGACGGCGTCACGCTCGCCATCGACAACAGCAACTGCACCCGTTGCATGCACTGCATCAACACCATGCCGGCAGCGCTTAAGATCGGCAAGGAAACCGGGGCGTCCATCCTGCTTGGCGCCAAGGCCCCGATCCTGGACGGCGCGCAAATGTCCTCCCTGCTCGTGCCCTTCATCGTGGTGGAAAAGCCCTATGATGAGATCAAGGAAGTCATTGAGAACATCTGGGACTGGTGGATGGAAGAAGGCAAGAACCGCGAGCGCGTGGGCGAGACCATGAAACGTCTCTCCTTCCAGCGCCTGCTCGAAGTCACCAAAATCAAGGCCATGCCGCAGCACGTCAAAGAGCCGCGTTCCAACCCGTACATCTTCTTCCGGGAAGAGGAAGTGCCCGGCGGCTTTGCCCACGACGAAGCGGCCTATCGCCAGAGACACATGAGATAAAGGGGGGAGTATACAGATGGCGTTTATTTCTTCCGGGTACAATCCCGCCAAGCCCATGGATGGCCGGATCACGGATATCGGTCCTCGGCATTTCGAAGAATTCTATCCGCCGGTTATCAAAAAGAACAAAGGCCAGTGGGACTACCACGAGATCGTCAAGCCCGGCGTGCTCAAGCACGTAGGACTCTCCGGCGACGTGGTCTACACCGTACGCGCCGGCGGCGCCCGCCTCATGAGCGTCACCCACGTCCGCGAGATCTGCGAGATCGCCGACAAGCACTGCGGCGGCCACCTGCGCTTCACCACGCGTAACAACGTGGAATTCATGGTCGATAACGAAGCCTCTCTGGATGCACTCATCGCCGACCTCGAGTCCCGCAAGTTCGCCGGCGGCAGCTACAAGTTCCCCATCGGCGGCACCGGCGCCTGCGTGTCCAACATCGTCCATACCCAGGGCTATGTGCACTGCCACACCCCGGCCACCGACGCCTCCGGCCCGGTCAAGGCCGTCATGGACGAGATGTTCGAGTACTTCCAGTCCATGACCCTGCCGGCCATGGTCCGCATCTCGCTGGCCTGCTGCCTGAACATGTGCGGCGCCGTGCACTGCTCCGACATCGGCATCGTCGGCATCCACCGCAAGCCGCCCATCGTCGAGCACGACCGTCTGGACAACATCTGCGAAATCCCCCTGGCAGTCTCCGCCTGTCCCACCGGCGCCATCAAGCCGACCAAGGTGGAGATCGACGGCAAGAAGGTCAACTCCGTCGCGGTCAACGCCTCGCGCTGCATGTACTGCGGCAACTGCTACACCATGTGCCCGGCCATGCCGCTCGCTTCCGGCGAGGGCGACGGCATCGTGCTCATGGTCGGCGGCAAGGTGTCCAACCGCATCTCCATGCCCAAGTTCTCCAAGGTCGTTGTGGCCTACATCCCCAACGAGCCGCCGCGCTGGCCGACGCTGACCAAGATGATCAAGCACATCGTCGAGGTCTACGCCGCCAATGCCATGAAATATGAGCGGTTAGGTGAATGGGCCGAGCGCATCGGCTGGGAAAAGTTCTTCGAGATGTGTGATCTTGAGTTCACCCACCACTGCATCGATGACTTCCGTGATCCGGCCTACTACACGTGGCGCCAGAGCACGCAGTTCAAGTTCACCAAGCACGTCGAGGCCTGAGCATCAACCATCCGGGCGGGGAGAAAAGCTCCCCGCCCGGGTCAAAGCCAAGGTACGGGTGTTGTACCTGGCTTTTCTTTGCCAGGGAGACGACCGCGCGTGGATAGGGCCGTGAAGAGGCTGCTCTTCGCGTTTATCCTTGTCCGATGTGTTTGAAAGACATCGGCGATAGGGGTATTGCCTGGGGCGCGATGCAGAGGCCCTGACCGAATCCGTTCACACCCATCAGGAGATTTTCCACAGTGGACATCCCACGGATATTCACCATCACTGAAAGTGCTCACCGCATCCACAACCCGTTCACATCAGAAAAGCTTACCACTCTCGGCGCGGCGCTGCGTCTGGAACCGGGGACCCGGGTGCTCGACCTCGGCAGCGGTTCGGGGGAGATGCTGTGCACCTGGGCCCGCGATTACGGCGTCATCGGCACCGGCATCGACATGAGCCCGTTGTTCACCGAGCAAGCCAAACGCCGTGCCGGAGAACTCGGCGTCGCCGATCACGTCACGTTCATCCACGGCGATGCTGCCGGCTATGTCTCTGAGGAGAAGGTGCGTGTGGCAGCCTGTGTTGGCGCCACGTGGATCGGCGGTGGGGTCGGCGGCACCATCGAGCTTCTGGCGCGAAGCCTTCGCGCCGGAGGGATCATCCTTGTTGGTGAACCCTTTTGGCGTCGGTTGCCGCCGACGGAAGATGTCGCCAAGGGGTGTCTTGCGGGCGCAATCTCCGACTTTCTCATGCTTCCGGAACTTCTCTCGTCTTTCGGCCACCTTGGCTACGACGTCGTGGAAATGGTTCTGGCTGACCAGGACGGCTGGGACAGATACGAGGCGGCCAAATGGCTCACCATGCGCCGATGGCTTGAGGCCAATCCCGGCGACGAATTCGCGAAAGAGGTTCGAGCCCAATTGACCTCGGAACCCGTGCGCTACGCCACGTACACACGTGAGTACCTGGGCTGGGGTGTGTTCGCGCTGATGGCGCGCTGATACCGCAGTGATGCGTTGGCGGAAGTTCGACTCCTCCAGGCTTCCGCCATCCCTGGTTTTTCTCTTTTTCTTCTTTCACGAATTCCCAAGGGCATAGGCTGCTCGTCCCTCCCAGGCCGCACCGATGGGCCAGCCCCCAGCGTTCCCCCCTTCGCGCGACGTTCACTCTGGGCAGATGCCAGCATCTCCGGTCGCAAGCCGCTGTGCTCTCGCGCGCAGCGGCTTGCGACCAGTGCGCCATGCCGATCCGAGGGGGCGGGAACGAGGAATGTGCGTCTTCGCCGATTCTGTTTCTGGGCAAAACCATTTTTACCTGATAAGGGAATAACGCGTCCCTCCGCCTGAACGCTTAACAGCACGGATATAGACATGTCCTTTGCCAAAACCGTCCGCAAGGCCCTTGTCATCGGCATCGACGGCCTTGATCCGAACCTGTGCCGCGCCCTGGCCGGCCAGGGGAAACTGCCCCATTTGTCCCGCCTGGCCGAAGTCGGGACCTTCGCCGACCTGGCGACCGTCAACCCGGCCCAGAGTCCGGTGGCCTGGACCTGCCTGGCCACGGGAACCAATCCCGGCGCCCATGGCGTCTACGATTTCATCGTGCGCGACCCGGCCACCTACCTGCCGCGCCTGTCCCTGACCAGACCGGGACCGGGCGGAACGCCGGCTCCCGCCTACGATACCCCGACCTTTTTCGATGTGGCGTCCGGAGCCGGGTTGCCGGTCACGGCTGTGCGCTGGCCCGTGACCTATCCGCCGGCCTTTGCCGGGGCCAAGGTGCTCTCCGGGCTTGGCGCGCCCGACGTCAAGGGGCGGCTTGGCAACTACGTCCACTACGTGGAGGTCCTTCCCGCCGGCGGCGGGGCCGGACGCGGCCGGGTGGAACAGGTGCGCTTTGCCGACGTCCGGGCGCGCATCGCCATAGAGGGACCGATGGCGATCGTGGCCGGCAAGCGGAGCATGGCCCGCACGGAGATGGCGCTTACCCGGCAGGACGGCAGACTCCATTACGCCGTTGGCGAGCAACACGGAGAACTTGCCCCTGGGGAGTGGTCGCCCTATCTGACGCTTTCTTTTCCCCTGGCCGACGGCCGGCTCGTGACCGGGGTGACGCGGCTTTTCTGCGGTCGCCTTGAGCCCTTGGAGCTCTACTGCGGGCCGGTGCAGGTCGACCCACGCGCGCCGAACCTGCCCGTGGCTTCGCCCGAGGGCTATGCGGCCGAATTGGCGGCGGCCCTCGGCGGCCCGTATTCCACCCTGGGCATGCCCGAGGAGACCAAGGGGCTTACCGACGGCGTGGTGACGGACGAAGCCTTTCTGGCCTTTTGCGACGACGTGACGGCCGAGCGAGAGGCCATGCTGGAGCATGAACTCGGCCGCTTCACCGAGGGCCTGCTTTCCGTCGTCTTTGACACCTCGGACCGCATCCAGCACTGCTTCTGGCGCTACCACGATCCGTCCCACCCGCTTTTCGATCCCGCTGCGGCGGCGCGGCTCGGCCCGGTCATCGAAAACCACCTGGTCCGCATGGACGCCATGGTCGGC
Proteins encoded in this window:
- a CDS encoding sigma 54-interacting transcriptional regulator; translation: MATLGFGNIRKLLLEMAQHHCVEEVLHLAVETLADMANVALVRVWLIEAGDRCVACAHNAQCRDKGHCLHLKASSGRSILSGGKAWGEIKGSAFSRFPIGIRKVGQIAQTGRPLEISEINANEQWLADPAWARRETIKGFAGQPLICRDEVLGVLSVFTRVVLEQDTLDMLRMVADHLAYAIANARAFELVDQLKQQVELENAYLREEINEVQAFKGIIGQTEGIEHIRKLIRMVGPTDANVLIYGESGTGKEMIAREIHNCSGRHDKPMIKINCSAIPRELFESEFFGHARGAFTGAVKNRMGYFQAADGGTLFLDEVGEIPVYLQSKLLRVLQEGEYQRVGEDAVRKVNVRIIAATNRDLQAEIQTGQFREDLYYRLQVFPVTVPSLRERKKDIPLLAAHFIDLCSQKMNRPCPRLSEGQRQRLVAYDWPGNIRELQNIVERIVITAQPDQVLLELDRSPAAVCEELADPPAMILPKRVLTEQELRDLEKSNMQEALRQMNWRIYGPRGAAKLLGINPTTLISRLKKLGIYVSRVQPQE
- a CDS encoding HPP family protein yields the protein MLYKKMECLVILFVMAIVFVAEYFHIHDVIFPEIAALAFGAWVLETRPWPGPVWTIWFSPTLGAITGVAILYFVPYTFTIMAFIALIFVLIELKIARSSISPSISAAILPMLINAKGLVYPVAVCLTTGTVALIAAHREKQHIQVERPSCDNNGETVANSDRLTKKCFHYSKIFLAVLAITLLADKTNVLYIVSPPLIVVFFELAHPQSVFPKDASKKLFFMLTCCALEGMFWVALVVEFCSGPRWIAAGLSMATALSLSRLFRLAPPPAFALALLPLILPSQKLYSYPASVVVGAFLFIVFARFLFDKKSIPLLP
- a CDS encoding LrgB family protein codes for the protein MQDLLSLLGYSAGTVLVYLGIRRLSLRFNHPLLNVVALSAGVIIGLLVACDIPYAAYVPAKDAMTMLLGPATVALAVPLYRHRRLLYVYGPAILTSVAAGSLLAMLSAGYAAKVGGLPQAVVVSILPKGVSIPFAVEIARIYKGIPALSAAFVVATGTLGSLLGGWLLTRVGITHPVARGLALGTTSHAQGTATALLEGEQQGAMAGLAMILAGMLTAAFAPLGVWLLGVV
- a CDS encoding CidA/LrgA family protein, which translates into the protein MPCARSHCQPVRGCVSDKAFARSLGQTRKGDVLESEKQPGSGPRRYGANILRCLGQLAILWGISWGCNRFVGWAHWPLPGNVLGVLVLFSLLCLGVIRLEQVERTADFLLRHLVFFFIPIAVGLMEWGEVFSHYGMVLFAAILISSLLPLLSVGFVTLLLHRKR
- the dsrA gene encoding dissimilatory-type sulfite reductase subunit alpha; translated protein: MAKHQTPLLDQLESGPWPSFVSDIKQEAARRAANPDGIEFQIPAQCADDLLGVLELSFKDKETHWKHGGIVGVFGYGGGVIGRYCDQPEQFPGVAHFHTVRVNQPSGKYYTTEYLRGVMDIWDMRGSGLTNMHGSTGDIVLLGTTTPQLEEVYHDLSHKMRTDLGGSGGNLRTPADCLGQSRCEFACYDTQDVCHTLTNDYQDELHRPAFPYKFKFKFDGCPNGCVCSIARSDFSVIGTWKDDIRIDQDRVRAYVAGEFKPGGGSHSSRDWGAFDVVKEVVDRCPTKCMRYDGVTLAIDNSNCTRCMHCINTMPAALKIGKETGASILLGAKAPILDGAQMSSLLVPFIVVEKPYDEIKEVIENIWDWWMEEGKNRERVGETMKRLSFQRLLEVTKIKAMPQHVKEPRSNPYIFFREEEVPGGFAHDEAAYRQRHMR
- the dsrB gene encoding dissimilatory-type sulfite reductase subunit beta — its product is MAFISSGYNPAKPMDGRITDIGPRHFEEFYPPVIKKNKGQWDYHEIVKPGVLKHVGLSGDVVYTVRAGGARLMSVTHVREICEIADKHCGGHLRFTTRNNVEFMVDNEASLDALIADLESRKFAGGSYKFPIGGTGACVSNIVHTQGYVHCHTPATDASGPVKAVMDEMFEYFQSMTLPAMVRISLACCLNMCGAVHCSDIGIVGIHRKPPIVEHDRLDNICEIPLAVSACPTGAIKPTKVEIDGKKVNSVAVNASRCMYCGNCYTMCPAMPLASGEGDGIVLMVGGKVSNRISMPKFSKVVVAYIPNEPPRWPTLTKMIKHIVEVYAANAMKYERLGEWAERIGWEKFFEMCDLEFTHHCIDDFRDPAYYTWRQSTQFKFTKHVEA
- a CDS encoding class I SAM-dependent methyltransferase — protein: MDIPRIFTITESAHRIHNPFTSEKLTTLGAALRLEPGTRVLDLGSGSGEMLCTWARDYGVIGTGIDMSPLFTEQAKRRAGELGVADHVTFIHGDAAGYVSEEKVRVAACVGATWIGGGVGGTIELLARSLRAGGIILVGEPFWRRLPPTEDVAKGCLAGAISDFLMLPELLSSFGHLGYDVVEMVLADQDGWDRYEAAKWLTMRRWLEANPGDEFAKEVRAQLTSEPVRYATYTREYLGWGVFALMAR
- a CDS encoding alkaline phosphatase family protein — its product is MSFAKTVRKALVIGIDGLDPNLCRALAGQGKLPHLSRLAEVGTFADLATVNPAQSPVAWTCLATGTNPGAHGVYDFIVRDPATYLPRLSLTRPGPGGTPAPAYDTPTFFDVASGAGLPVTAVRWPVTYPPAFAGAKVLSGLGAPDVKGRLGNYVHYVEVLPAGGGAGRGRVEQVRFADVRARIAIEGPMAIVAGKRSMARTEMALTRQDGRLHYAVGEQHGELAPGEWSPYLTLSFPLADGRLVTGVTRLFCGRLEPLELYCGPVQVDPRAPNLPVASPEGYAAELAAALGGPYSTLGMPEETKGLTDGVVTDEAFLAFCDDVTAEREAMLEHELGRFTEGLLSVVFDTSDRIQHCFWRYHDPSHPLFDPAAAARLGPVIENHLVRMDAMVGRVVEAAGDDTALFVCSDHGFCSYARSFDANAWLAQAGYLKLKPHDPADNGELFKYVDWSGTRAYALGFGSIYCNLAGRERSGIVAPGQPARDLADEIAARLTRLDDGGRPAVAAVHRKEAIYSGEKFAAAPDLVVGLRPPYRMAWTAAIGGASAAVFTDNRQKWSGDHCVDASFVPGALFSNLPLPGAAGGVVSQTRLAATVCHVLGLAPADGMEPDLVGGGERP